In Natronococcus occultus SP4, the following proteins share a genomic window:
- a CDS encoding valine--tRNA ligase — protein sequence MSTDPDAAERDAPSLEGDYDPEAVENRWQDRWVDADVYAYEGDPGQDPNTTYAIDTPPPTVSGSLHMGHLYGHTVQDFAARFQRMSNGDVLFPFGYDDNGIASERLTEKELDIRHQDYKRREFQKLCREVCQEYEAEFTDKMQGLGCSIDWNHTYKTIEPRVRRISQLSFLDLYEKGREYRKKAPAIWCPDCETAISQVEMEDEERASHFNDIAFELAGENAPRDEFVISTTRPELIPACVSVFVHPDDEENQDLVGETARVPIFGHEVPIIEDDRVDMEKGSGVVMCCTFGDQNDIEWYQAHDLPLRVAIDESATMTELAGDYEGLSTEEARKAIVEDLEEAGYLRDRWEITHAVQVHERCDTSVEYRVSKQWYVEILDHKEEYLEAGREMDWYPEKMFSRYKHWIEGLEWDWLISRQRDSGIPFPVWYCADCDHEVMARRKDLPVDPLSDDPPIDTCPECGGTSFEPEDDVFDTWATSSLTPLINAGWDWDEVAQEFTMENPELYPFDLRPQGHDIISFWLFHTIVKCYEHTGEVPFDATLINGHVLDENREKMSKSRGNVVAPDEVLAEYPVDAVRFWAASAAVGDDFPYQEKDLTAGEKLLRKLWNASKLVDNLAPADPDEPAELEAIDRWLLAELDDAIEELTAYLEEYEFAKARDRLRTFFWNTFCDDYLEIAKEREDNPSTQYALRTAHRTFLELWAPFLPHVTEEIWQARYSNENADLAETSIHVRDWPTSQGYEADLEAGETAMEVISALRRYKSQNQLPLNEPLEAVSVYGPIEGFEDAIQNVMHVEELTVLDEPPEITTEVAAIDLDYSTLGPRYGSKVGDIDAGIESGEYEIDDDEDVLRVAGEELEDDVFEVELERTYSGEGEMLETESAVVVLE from the coding sequence ATGAGTACGGACCCCGACGCGGCCGAGCGCGACGCGCCGAGCCTCGAGGGCGACTACGACCCCGAGGCCGTCGAGAACCGCTGGCAGGACCGCTGGGTCGACGCCGACGTCTACGCCTACGAGGGCGACCCCGGCCAGGATCCCAACACCACCTACGCGATCGACACGCCGCCGCCGACGGTCTCGGGTAGCCTCCATATGGGCCACCTCTACGGCCACACGGTCCAGGACTTCGCGGCCCGGTTCCAGCGGATGTCCAACGGCGACGTTCTCTTTCCGTTCGGCTACGACGACAACGGAATCGCCAGCGAGCGCCTGACCGAGAAGGAACTGGACATCCGACACCAGGACTACAAGCGCCGCGAGTTCCAGAAGCTCTGTCGCGAGGTCTGCCAGGAGTACGAAGCCGAGTTCACCGACAAGATGCAGGGGCTGGGCTGTTCGATCGACTGGAACCACACCTACAAGACGATCGAACCCCGCGTGCGGCGCATCTCCCAGCTTTCCTTCCTGGATCTCTACGAGAAGGGCCGGGAGTACCGCAAGAAGGCGCCCGCGATCTGGTGTCCCGACTGCGAGACGGCGATCTCCCAGGTCGAGATGGAAGACGAGGAACGGGCCTCGCACTTCAACGACATCGCCTTCGAACTCGCGGGGGAGAACGCCCCGCGCGACGAGTTCGTCATCTCCACGACCCGTCCGGAGCTGATCCCGGCCTGTGTCTCCGTGTTCGTCCACCCCGACGACGAGGAGAACCAGGATCTGGTCGGCGAGACCGCCCGCGTCCCGATCTTCGGCCACGAGGTGCCGATCATCGAGGACGACCGCGTCGACATGGAGAAGGGAAGCGGCGTCGTGATGTGTTGTACGTTCGGCGACCAGAACGACATCGAGTGGTATCAGGCCCACGACCTCCCGCTGCGGGTCGCCATCGACGAGTCCGCGACGATGACCGAGCTGGCCGGCGACTACGAGGGGCTGTCGACCGAGGAGGCTCGCAAGGCCATCGTCGAGGACCTCGAGGAGGCGGGCTACCTGCGCGATCGCTGGGAGATCACCCACGCCGTCCAGGTCCACGAGCGCTGTGACACCTCCGTCGAGTACCGCGTCTCCAAGCAGTGGTACGTCGAGATCCTCGATCACAAGGAGGAGTATCTCGAGGCCGGCCGCGAGATGGACTGGTACCCCGAGAAGATGTTCTCGCGGTACAAACACTGGATCGAAGGCCTCGAGTGGGACTGGCTGATCTCGCGCCAGCGCGACTCGGGGATCCCGTTCCCGGTCTGGTACTGCGCCGACTGTGATCACGAGGTGATGGCTCGGCGGAAGGATCTGCCCGTCGATCCGCTCTCGGACGATCCGCCGATCGACACCTGTCCGGAGTGTGGGGGCACGTCGTTCGAGCCCGAGGACGACGTCTTCGACACCTGGGCGACCTCGTCGCTGACGCCGCTGATCAACGCGGGCTGGGATTGGGACGAGGTGGCCCAGGAGTTCACCATGGAAAACCCCGAGCTCTACCCGTTCGACCTGCGTCCCCAGGGCCACGACATCATCTCGTTCTGGCTGTTCCACACGATCGTCAAGTGCTACGAGCACACCGGCGAGGTGCCGTTCGACGCGACGCTGATCAACGGCCATGTCCTAGACGAAAACCGCGAAAAGATGTCCAAATCTCGGGGCAACGTCGTCGCCCCCGACGAGGTGCTCGCGGAGTATCCCGTCGACGCGGTCCGGTTCTGGGCGGCGAGCGCCGCGGTCGGCGACGACTTCCCCTACCAGGAGAAGGACCTGACCGCGGGCGAGAAGCTGCTGCGGAAGCTCTGGAACGCCTCAAAGCTCGTCGACAACCTGGCGCCCGCCGATCCGGACGAGCCCGCCGAGCTCGAGGCGATCGATCGCTGGCTGCTGGCCGAACTCGACGACGCGATCGAGGAGCTGACGGCGTACCTCGAGGAGTACGAGTTCGCGAAGGCCCGCGACCGCCTGCGGACGTTCTTCTGGAACACGTTCTGTGACGACTACCTCGAGATCGCGAAGGAACGTGAGGACAACCCCTCGACGCAGTACGCGCTGCGGACCGCACACCGAACCTTCCTCGAGCTGTGGGCACCGTTCCTTCCCCACGTCACCGAGGAGATCTGGCAGGCCCGATATAGCAACGAGAACGCCGACCTCGCCGAGACGAGCATTCACGTCCGCGACTGGCCCACCTCGCAGGGGTACGAGGCCGATCTCGAGGCCGGTGAGACCGCGATGGAGGTCATCTCGGCGCTGCGCCGGTACAAGAGCCAGAACCAGCTCCCGCTGAACGAGCCCCTCGAGGCCGTCTCGGTGTACGGCCCGATCGAGGGCTTCGAGGACGCAATCCAGAACGTGATGCACGTCGAGGAGCTGACGGTACTGGATGAGCCCCCGGAGATCACGACCGAGGTCGCCGCGATCGACCTCGACTACTCGACGCTCGGCCCCCGCTACGGCTCGAAAGTCGGCGATATCGACGCCGGGATCGAGAGCGGAGAGTACGAGATTGACGACGACGAGGACGTCCTGCGAGTCGCCGGCGAGGAGCTCGAGGACGACGTCTTCGAGGTCGAACTCGAACGCACCTACTCCGGCGAGGGCGAGATGCTCGAGACCGAGTCGGCCGTCGTCGTCCTCGAGTAG
- a CDS encoding SPW repeat domain-containing protein has product MADTDGEDDSRRLSEWLANVTVALALWIAVSPIAFDAPEAAMWNNAIVGLGIVMISAYNETQRAKGERLHIKGATVVVALGLWAIVSPFVSLLLDGGGWPLWSNVLGGLGIVGCAGYNVYISYQLDELGDTVGGSD; this is encoded by the coding sequence GTGGCCGATACGGACGGAGAAGACGACAGTCGCAGGCTGAGCGAATGGCTAGCTAACGTCACCGTCGCCCTGGCGCTCTGGATCGCCGTTTCGCCGATCGCGTTCGACGCCCCCGAGGCGGCGATGTGGAACAACGCGATCGTGGGTCTGGGGATCGTCATGATCTCCGCGTACAACGAAACGCAACGTGCGAAGGGCGAACGGCTCCACATCAAGGGGGCGACGGTCGTGGTAGCGCTCGGTCTGTGGGCGATCGTCTCGCCGTTCGTGAGCCTCCTTCTCGACGGTGGCGGCTGGCCCCTCTGGAGTAACGTCCTCGGGGGGCTCGGTATCGTCGGCTGTGCGGGCTACAACGTGTATATCAGTTATCAACTGGACGAGCTCGGCGACACGGTCGGCGGCTCCGACTGA
- a CDS encoding ABC transporter permease — protein MGPKPDSDGSDARRAAKSDTRPAIDGAATAILRVESGKRVRSSVVLVVVFALLAAMYFAMFPSIQEEAELLEDAFPAVFFDMFGIEALHTIEGFIAAEIYSFFWIVLVGIYFAYVGAGMIANDVDERKMDLTLSNPVSRESVILQKIAALWLPLIVLNVGVGGIVFLGGISIGEPLDPVAVAMVHLLSIPYLLVCGAIGLLISVVIDHVRTARATALTVVFVLWLVEGVSRLDEDYEWIGAVGPSRYYDETAILVREEYAFADAAVLLAAFLVLLVLAVLIFTRRDI, from the coding sequence ATGGGGCCAAAACCGGACTCCGACGGTTCGGACGCACGCCGGGCGGCGAAATCCGACACACGACCCGCGATCGACGGCGCCGCGACGGCGATCCTGCGCGTCGAATCCGGCAAGCGCGTCCGCAGTTCGGTCGTGCTCGTTGTCGTCTTCGCCCTGCTCGCCGCGATGTACTTCGCGATGTTTCCGAGCATCCAGGAGGAGGCGGAACTGCTCGAGGACGCGTTCCCGGCGGTTTTCTTCGACATGTTCGGGATCGAGGCACTGCACACAATCGAGGGGTTCATCGCCGCGGAGATCTACTCGTTTTTCTGGATCGTCCTCGTCGGCATCTACTTCGCCTACGTCGGCGCCGGCATGATCGCGAACGACGTCGACGAGCGGAAGATGGACCTCACGCTCTCCAATCCGGTCTCGCGTGAATCGGTGATACTCCAGAAGATTGCTGCCCTCTGGCTCCCACTGATCGTGCTGAACGTCGGCGTCGGCGGGATCGTCTTCCTCGGCGGGATCAGCATCGGCGAACCGCTCGATCCGGTTGCTGTCGCGATGGTCCACCTGCTCTCGATCCCGTACCTGCTGGTCTGTGGCGCGATCGGGTTGCTCATCTCCGTCGTGATCGACCACGTCCGGACTGCTCGGGCAACCGCGCTGACCGTCGTCTTCGTCCTGTGGCTGGTCGAGGGTGTCTCCCGGTTGGACGAGGACTACGAGTGGATCGGTGCCGTCGGTCCGAGCCGGTACTACGACGAGACGGCGATCCTCGTTCGCGAGGAGTACGCGTTCGCCGACGCCGCGGTTCTACTGGCGGCGTTTCTCGTTCTGCTCGTCCTCGCCGTGTTGATCTTCACGCGCCGCGACATCTGA
- a CDS encoding ABC transporter permease subunit, whose product MTAILRVESTKLVRSSLVLTGLFALLSAFFFVVFPAFAEEAELIEEAFPAFLAGLLGIEELHTIEGFVGGYIFSVIWVLFAGIYFAYAAGGLIAGDVRARRMDLLLSNPISRESVVLQKVAALWVPLVALNIGLFVVVYAAAAAIGETLDLVSLGVAHLLTVPYLLVCAGIGLLFSVTLDRVESAQAGALGLVFVLWLVEGLSETAPEYDWIGIVSPSRYYDPSAILVHEEYAIGDAAVLLMTFLALLGIALFVFARRDI is encoded by the coding sequence ATGACGGCGATCCTGCGTGTCGAGTCGACGAAACTGGTTCGCAGCTCGCTCGTCCTTACCGGGCTGTTCGCTCTCCTCTCGGCGTTTTTCTTCGTGGTATTTCCGGCCTTCGCCGAGGAGGCGGAACTCATCGAGGAGGCGTTTCCGGCGTTTCTCGCCGGCCTGCTCGGGATCGAGGAGTTACACACCATCGAGGGGTTCGTCGGCGGCTATATTTTCTCGGTCATCTGGGTCCTCTTTGCGGGGATCTACTTCGCCTACGCCGCCGGCGGACTGATCGCCGGAGACGTTCGCGCGCGTCGGATGGATCTGTTGCTCTCGAACCCGATCTCGCGCGAGTCGGTAGTACTCCAGAAAGTCGCCGCGCTCTGGGTGCCGCTGGTCGCACTGAATATCGGCCTGTTCGTCGTCGTATACGCCGCGGCAGCGGCGATCGGTGAGACGCTCGACCTCGTCTCGCTCGGGGTGGCGCACCTCCTCACGGTCCCGTACTTGCTGGTCTGTGCCGGGATTGGCCTCCTCTTTTCCGTCACTCTCGACCGCGTCGAGAGCGCGCAAGCCGGCGCACTCGGGCTCGTGTTCGTTCTCTGGCTGGTCGAGGGGCTCTCGGAGACGGCGCCGGAGTACGACTGGATCGGTATCGTCTCGCCGAGCCGGTACTACGATCCGTCCGCGATCCTCGTCCACGAGGAGTATGCGATCGGAGACGCCGCGGTCCTGCTGATGACGTTTCTCGCACTGCTCGGAATCGCACTCTTCGTCTTCGCACGGAGGGATATCTGA
- a CDS encoding ABC transporter ATP-binding protein, with translation MQTQVDASEGESNHDEPTIRLDSLTKRYGDVAANDGISFDVESGEIFGYLGPNGAGKTTTIRLLLGLIKPTAGTAEVLGADIHDRRALTEVKATIGYLPDTLGFEERLTGRQVLDYFARMRGDKRRDELLDLFHPPLEKPVETYSHGNKRMLGIVQAFMHDPDLAILDEPTSGLDPLKQDRMHAFLEEERDAGKTIFFSSHVLSEVQRVCDRVGIIRNGGLVVLEDVDDLLKRSGKRVRVQLAEPVNESAFVTSEMIDVEIVDATVRFTYTDKPAELLEHLVQFAVEDVDISDPELDDIFKHYYGADSPAGPG, from the coding sequence ATGCAAACCCAGGTCGACGCGAGCGAAGGCGAGTCGAACCACGACGAGCCCACGATCAGACTGGACAGTCTCACCAAGCGGTACGGCGACGTCGCGGCCAACGACGGGATCAGCTTCGACGTCGAGTCGGGCGAGATATTCGGCTACCTCGGGCCGAACGGCGCGGGCAAGACCACGACCATTCGACTGCTGCTCGGACTTATCAAACCGACCGCTGGCACTGCTGAAGTGCTCGGTGCGGATATCCACGACCGGCGAGCGCTCACCGAGGTGAAAGCTACCATCGGCTACCTGCCGGACACGCTCGGCTTCGAGGAGCGGTTGACCGGCCGTCAGGTCCTCGATTACTTCGCCCGGATGCGCGGGGACAAGCGACGGGACGAACTCCTAGACCTGTTCCATCCACCACTCGAGAAACCGGTCGAGACGTACTCCCACGGAAACAAGCGGATGCTCGGTATCGTCCAGGCGTTCATGCACGATCCGGACCTCGCGATTCTCGACGAGCCGACGTCCGGACTCGACCCGCTCAAACAGGATCGGATGCACGCGTTCCTCGAGGAGGAACGCGACGCCGGCAAGACGATTTTCTTCTCCTCGCACGTCCTCAGCGAAGTCCAACGCGTCTGCGATCGCGTCGGGATCATTCGGAACGGAGGACTGGTCGTGCTCGAGGACGTCGACGACCTGCTCAAACGCAGCGGCAAACGCGTCCGGGTGCAACTGGCAGAGCCGGTGAACGAATCGGCGTTCGTTACGTCGGAAATGATCGACGTCGAGATCGTCGATGCTACGGTCCGGTTTACCTACACCGACAAGCCCGCCGAATTACTGGAGCATCTCGTCCAGTTCGCGGTCGAGGACGTCGACATCAGTGACCCAGAGCTCGACGACATCTTCAAACACTACTACGGGGCCGACTCCCCGGCGGGTCCGGGATGA
- a CDS encoding DUF1405 domain-containing protein: MTAPTGLPDRDPLPSSLAPVPRTIEDLGLRFAWVVVAINLAGTAFGFWYYSAQLAATPTPMWPWVPDSPLATLFIALAIAAWKLGHELPWLTALAFFGNVVLGLWTPYTLVVFHETYLAQTDFLMYQFLFWSHLAMVVQAFVLHRITDFPVWGVAVALGWYTFNLIVDYFVPILEGPHGVHHTTIPVAQDEPMFLGADALGVVAAGETTFVLLALFVALATRVKKCEKARNRPVDR; encoded by the coding sequence ATGACCGCGCCGACCGGGCTGCCCGACCGCGATCCGCTGCCGAGCTCCCTCGCCCCCGTCCCGAGGACGATCGAGGACCTCGGGCTGCGGTTCGCGTGGGTCGTCGTCGCGATCAACCTCGCGGGCACCGCCTTCGGCTTCTGGTACTACTCGGCCCAGCTCGCGGCGACGCCGACGCCGATGTGGCCGTGGGTGCCCGACAGCCCGCTGGCGACGCTGTTTATCGCGCTGGCGATCGCCGCCTGGAAGCTCGGCCACGAACTCCCCTGGCTGACCGCGCTGGCCTTTTTCGGGAACGTCGTCCTCGGGCTCTGGACGCCGTACACGCTCGTCGTCTTCCACGAGACCTACCTGGCCCAGACCGACTTCCTGATGTACCAGTTCCTGTTCTGGAGCCACCTCGCGATGGTCGTCCAGGCGTTCGTTCTCCACCGAATCACCGACTTCCCGGTCTGGGGAGTCGCCGTCGCGCTTGGCTGGTACACGTTCAATCTGATCGTCGACTACTTCGTCCCGATACTCGAGGGTCCCCACGGCGTCCACCACACGACGATCCCCGTCGCCCAGGACGAACCGATGTTCCTCGGTGCTGACGCGCTGGGCGTCGTCGCGGCCGGCGAGACGACGTTCGTGCTGCTGGCGCTGTTTGTCGCGCTCGCGACGCGGGTCAAAAAGTGTGAAAAGGCCCGAAACCGGCCGGTCGATCGCTGA
- a CDS encoding acetoacetate decarboxylase family protein, whose translation MAPHTDDRGRRVLSTGHAVSLPLELSCTLGGVVVPARRARLEAVLPDELSSLTIAPRLGCVALVGIGYHRVGRDPGLEPYDEFAVIVPTVRGSRTDRPLAQLFDGEPGGYVHWLPVTTDASVALGRELWGYPKERAPITVTDGPQGFRVVVGDRDASEDAVRLEVSRPRATVSLRGTERSSFTRRDGELIRARMQLRGEISVGPPIGADVEIAPRLAARLGLWRRPLARLYGSRVRARLFEGESIAANNVDKGHA comes from the coding sequence ATGGCACCCCACACCGACGACCGAGGACGTCGGGTACTCTCGACCGGACACGCGGTTTCGCTGCCGCTCGAGCTCTCGTGTACGCTCGGCGGCGTCGTCGTGCCGGCCCGTCGGGCGCGTCTGGAGGCGGTTCTCCCCGACGAGCTGTCGTCGCTCACGATCGCGCCTCGTCTCGGCTGTGTCGCGCTCGTCGGCATCGGATACCACCGCGTCGGCCGCGACCCGGGCCTCGAGCCCTACGACGAGTTCGCCGTTATCGTCCCCACCGTTCGCGGGAGTCGAACCGATCGGCCGCTCGCGCAGCTGTTCGACGGCGAGCCGGGTGGGTACGTCCACTGGCTCCCCGTGACGACCGACGCGTCGGTCGCGCTCGGCCGCGAGCTCTGGGGGTATCCGAAGGAACGCGCACCGATCACCGTCACCGACGGTCCGCAGGGGTTCCGCGTCGTCGTCGGCGATCGCGACGCGAGCGAGGACGCGGTCCGGCTCGAAGTGTCGCGTCCTCGAGCCACGGTCTCGCTTCGCGGGACGGAGCGCTCGAGTTTCACCCGTCGCGACGGCGAGCTGATCCGGGCGCGGATGCAGCTCCGCGGCGAGATCTCGGTCGGGCCGCCGATCGGAGCCGACGTCGAGATCGCGCCACGACTGGCCGCCCGGCTGGGACTGTGGCGTCGGCCGCTGGCTCGGCTGTATGGCTCCCGCGTCCGCGCGCGGCTGTTCGAGGGGGAGTCGATCGCGGCGAACAACGTCGACAAAGGACACGCGTAA
- the pdxS gene encoding pyridoxal 5'-phosphate synthase lyase subunit PdxS, with product MPASTDLEELRRGTDLVKRGFAQMQKGGVIMDVVNKEQARIAEDAGAVAVMALEAVPADIRKRGGVARMADPADVAEIVEEVSIPVMGKSRIGHTKEAQILEAVGVDMIDESEVLTPADDAYHIDKREFTAPFVCGARDLGEALRRIHEGAAMIRTKGEAGTGDVNQAVHHQRTIKGAIRELEGMTHEEREAYAREIEAPAELVHETAEMGRLPVVNFAAGGIATPADAALMMHHECDGIFVGSGIFGAENPRAMGEAIVEAVNNWDDPDRLADIASNLGKGMKGDSNADLAEEEQLQGRGV from the coding sequence ATGCCAGCGAGTACCGATCTCGAGGAGCTTCGACGGGGGACGGACCTCGTGAAGCGCGGCTTCGCACAGATGCAGAAGGGGGGCGTCATCATGGACGTCGTCAACAAAGAACAGGCCCGCATCGCCGAGGACGCGGGCGCGGTCGCCGTGATGGCTCTCGAGGCCGTCCCGGCGGACATCCGCAAGCGCGGCGGCGTCGCCCGGATGGCCGACCCCGCCGACGTCGCCGAAATCGTCGAGGAGGTCTCGATCCCGGTGATGGGCAAGTCCCGAATCGGTCACACGAAGGAAGCCCAGATCCTCGAGGCCGTCGGCGTCGACATGATCGACGAGTCCGAGGTACTGACCCCGGCCGACGACGCCTACCACATCGACAAGCGCGAGTTTACGGCGCCGTTCGTCTGTGGCGCGCGCGACCTCGGCGAGGCGCTGCGCCGGATCCACGAGGGGGCAGCGATGATCCGCACGAAGGGCGAGGCCGGCACCGGCGACGTCAATCAGGCGGTCCACCACCAGCGGACGATCAAGGGCGCTATCCGCGAGCTCGAGGGGATGACCCACGAGGAGCGGGAGGCCTACGCTCGCGAGATCGAGGCGCCCGCCGAGCTGGTCCACGAGACCGCAGAGATGGGTCGGCTCCCGGTCGTGAACTTCGCCGCCGGCGGGATCGCGACCCCCGCCGACGCCGCCCTGATGATGCACCACGAGTGTGACGGCATCTTCGTCGGCAGCGGGATCTTCGGCGCCGAGAACCCGCGTGCGATGGGCGAGGCGATCGTCGAAGCGGTCAACAACTGGGACGATCCCGATCGGCTCGCCGACATCGCCTCGAACCTCGGCAAGGGGATGAAAGGCGACTCCAACGCCGACCTCGCCGAGGAGGAGCAGCTGCAGGGTCGGGGCGTCTGA
- a CDS encoding homoserine kinase yields MLTVRAPATSANLGSGFDVFGVALGAPADVIRVERAPETSITITGAGSNYIPTDPEQNTVGAVADALDAPATIRIDKGVRPSSGLGSSAASAAGAAVALNALYDRGLSREELVPIAAEGEALVSGEAHADNVAPSLLGGFTIATDDGVTQVDASIPLVACLPETSVSTRDARDVVPKTAALEDVVDTVGHAATLTVGMTRDDPELVGRGLTDAIVTPERSALIDGYNAVREAALEAGATGVTVSGAGPGVLAVCREGARREIAGAMMDAFDAAGIESRAYQTAVGEGARLYRDG; encoded by the coding sequence ATGCTCACCGTGCGGGCTCCGGCGACCAGTGCGAATCTCGGGAGCGGCTTCGACGTCTTCGGCGTCGCCCTCGGAGCGCCCGCCGACGTAATCCGGGTCGAGCGTGCCCCGGAGACGTCGATCACGATCACCGGTGCCGGAAGCAACTACATCCCGACCGATCCGGAGCAAAACACCGTCGGCGCGGTCGCCGACGCGCTCGATGCGCCCGCGACGATCCGGATCGACAAGGGGGTTCGGCCCTCCTCGGGGCTCGGCTCCTCGGCGGCCAGCGCGGCGGGGGCCGCGGTCGCGCTCAACGCCCTCTACGACCGCGGGCTCTCGCGGGAGGAGCTGGTCCCGATCGCCGCCGAGGGCGAGGCGCTTGTGTCGGGCGAGGCCCACGCCGACAACGTCGCCCCCTCCCTACTCGGCGGGTTCACGATCGCCACCGACGACGGCGTCACCCAGGTCGACGCCTCGATCCCCCTCGTGGCCTGCCTGCCGGAAACGAGCGTCTCGACCCGGGACGCCCGCGACGTCGTCCCGAAGACCGCCGCCCTCGAGGACGTCGTCGACACCGTCGGCCACGCCGCGACCCTGACCGTCGGCATGACCCGCGACGATCCCGAACTCGTCGGACGCGGACTGACCGACGCCATCGTTACGCCCGAGCGAAGCGCCCTCATCGACGGCTACAACGCGGTTCGAGAGGCGGCCCTCGAGGCGGGCGCGACCGGCGTCACCGTCAGCGGTGCCGGCCCGGGCGTCCTCGCGGTCTGTCGCGAGGGGGCTCGCCGCGAGATCGCCGGGGCGATGATGGACGCCTTCGACGCCGCCGGGATCGAGAGTCGCGCCTACCAGACGGCCGTCGGCGAGGGGGCACGCCTCTACCGGGACGGCTGA
- a CDS encoding MFS transporter — translation MALNANDRSIAGFTMAGHALVHWFETAIPILLVVWLAEFDVSLLLLGLVLAPSYGLFGFGALPAGVLVDRFGAKRLIILCLGGMSAAFFVIAGASYLDSIYAIAVGLLLWGLAASVYHPAGLALISTGVEERGTVFAWHGIAGNAGIALGPFVAATLLIFLEWQYVAAILAAPGALAVLYGLSADFEATAAVDDDADAGPSDALSLSEFLANSKVLFASTFALVFVIVTFEGLYYRGMLTYLPEILHGLPAMDALALPEGLDGIEPADYIYVGLLVVGMAGQYVGGKLTDRIPPARGMAAIFAVLVVLAIAFVPVTGMGLIAIVALCGVFGFFLFAIQPFYQNAVAVYTPADTRGLSYGYTYLGEFGFGAASIALGGFVLDVSLGWFFVMIAAFALVGMVLSVALAAGLDWFADAEPTPETAPDD, via the coding sequence ATGGCACTGAACGCAAACGATCGGTCGATCGCCGGCTTCACGATGGCCGGTCATGCGCTGGTCCACTGGTTCGAGACGGCGATCCCGATCCTGCTTGTCGTCTGGCTCGCGGAGTTCGACGTCTCGTTGCTCCTGCTCGGACTCGTCCTCGCGCCGAGCTACGGACTGTTCGGATTCGGCGCCCTCCCGGCCGGCGTGCTGGTCGATCGGTTCGGCGCGAAGCGGCTCATTATCCTCTGTCTCGGCGGGATGAGCGCGGCGTTTTTCGTGATCGCGGGCGCGTCGTATCTCGACTCCATCTACGCGATCGCGGTCGGACTGTTGTTGTGGGGACTCGCCGCCAGCGTCTACCACCCGGCGGGGCTTGCGCTCATCAGCACGGGCGTCGAGGAGCGGGGAACCGTCTTCGCCTGGCACGGGATCGCCGGCAACGCCGGGATCGCCCTCGGGCCGTTCGTCGCGGCGACCCTGCTGATCTTCCTCGAGTGGCAGTACGTCGCCGCGATACTGGCCGCGCCCGGCGCGCTGGCCGTACTGTACGGACTCTCGGCTGACTTCGAGGCGACCGCCGCGGTCGACGACGACGCGGACGCTGGCCCGAGCGATGCGCTGTCGCTGTCGGAGTTTCTCGCGAACTCGAAGGTGTTGTTCGCGAGCACGTTCGCGCTCGTCTTCGTCATCGTCACCTTCGAGGGGCTGTACTACCGCGGGATGCTCACCTACCTCCCCGAGATCCTCCACGGGCTGCCCGCGATGGACGCACTCGCCCTGCCCGAGGGGCTCGACGGGATCGAGCCGGCCGACTACATCTACGTCGGCCTGCTGGTCGTCGGGATGGCCGGCCAGTACGTCGGCGGCAAGCTAACGGACCGGATCCCGCCCGCCCGGGGGATGGCCGCGATCTTCGCCGTCCTCGTCGTGCTCGCGATAGCGTTCGTTCCCGTGACCGGGATGGGGCTGATCGCCATCGTCGCGCTCTGTGGCGTCTTCGGCTTCTTCCTGTTTGCGATCCAGCCGTTCTACCAGAACGCCGTCGCGGTCTACACGCCCGCCGACACCCGGGGACTCTCCTACGGCTACACCTACCTCGGCGAGTTCGGCTTTGGGGCCGCCAGCATCGCGCTCGGCGGGTTCGTGCTTGACGTCTCGCTGGGCTGGTTCTTCGTCATGATCGCCGCGTTCGCGCTCGTGGGGATGGTCCTCTCTGTGGCGCTGGCCGCGGGGCTGGACTGGTTCGCCGACGCCGAGCCGACCCCGGAGACCGCACCCGACGACTGA